The following proteins are encoded in a genomic region of Methanobacterium formicicum DSM 3637:
- a CDS encoding KEOPS complex subunit Pcc1, producing MKIKATITFSYQNDKQAKVAFKSLLPENTGYLESRQKYNSLICNLEGKSLKTILSTADDLIFSEMLVEKVLDIQ from the coding sequence ATGAAGATCAAAGCCACCATCACCTTCAGTTACCAGAACGATAAACAGGCAAAAGTTGCTTTTAAATCACTTCTACCTGAAAATACTGGTTATTTAGAGTCGCGACAAAAATATAATTCTTTAATCTGTAATTTAGAAGGAAAATCACTTAAAACAATACTATCAACTGCAGATGACCTCATATTCTCAGAAATGCTGGTTGAAAAAGTATTGGATATTCAATAA